In the Streptomyces spororaveus genome, CCGGCGACCGGGCCCTGCTGCGGGCCTGCGCGGGTGACGGCTGCACCCGCGTCTACCTGGACACCTCCCGCGGCCACCGGCGCCGCTGGTGCTCCAGCGAGCGCTGCGGGAACCGGGAGCGCGTGGCCCGGCACCGCCGCCGGGCCCTCGCGGCCGGGGCGGGGTAGGGGTGCCGGTGGGAGACGTACCACCCTGCGAGACCGGTTCCGGAACGGGCGTGCGGACAGGGGGCCGGTTCGCGTACGGTTGACGGTCGCCCATGCACGTCAGAAGGGGGCCTTGGTGGCCGCGCAGAATGCCGCTGTCGACAGCACGGCGGATTCCGTCCGCGATCGGGAGATCGCGGTCGAGCAGACGCATCTCGACCAGGTGTACCGACGCCTTGAGGAGAAGATCCACGAGGCCGAGTTCCTCATGAACGACGCCGCCAAGCGCGGCCAGGTGGGTACGCCCGGCGCGCTCGCCGAGCGCGACGCGCAGGTCTTCCGGGCCGGTATCCACCTGAACCGGCTGAACAACGAGTTCGAGGACTTCCTCTTCGGCCGCATCGACCTGGTGCTCGGCAAGGACGGGGAGCGCGGCGCCGACGGCGCGTACACCTCCGTCGAGCCCGCCGACGACGCGATCCGCGAGGACCTCACCGCCGACATCGCCGAGACACTGCACATCGGCCGCATCGGAGTCCTGGACTCCGACTACGCGCCGCTCGTCATCGACTGGCGCGCGCCGGCCGCCGCGCCGTTCTACCGCTCCACGCCCAAGGAGCCCGGCCGGGTCGTGCGCCGCCGCGTCATCCGCTCCAAGGGCCGCAAGGTGCTGGGCGTCGAGGACGACCTGATGCGCCCCGAGGTCACCGCCTTCCTCGACGGCCGGGAACTGCCCGCCATCGGCGACGGCGCGCTGATGGCCGCCCTCGGCCGGGCCCGCACGCACTCCATGCGCGACATCGTCTCCTCGATCCAGGCCGAGCAGGACCTGGTCATCCGGGCCCCCGCCGCCTCCGTCGCCGAGGTCGCGGGCGGCCCCGGTACCGGAAAGACCGCCGTCGCCCTGCACCGCGCCGCCTACCTGCTCTACCAGGACCGGCGCCGCTACTCCGGCGGCATCCTGATCGTCTCGCCGACCCCGCTGCTCGTCGCGTACACCGAGGGCGTGCTGCCCTCGCTCGGCGAGGAGGGCCAGGTGGCCATCCGGGCGCTGGGCTCGCTCGTCGACGGCGCCGAGGCCACCACCTACGACTCCCCGGCCGTGGCCCGCATCAAGGGCTCCTCCCGGATGCTCAAGGTGCTCCGCAAGGCCGTACGCGGCGCGCTGGAGCTCGGCGGCGCCCCCGACCGGCTGCGCGTGGTGGCCTTCGGCCGCCGCCAGGAGCTGGAGGCCGACGAGCTGAACCGGATCCGGCAGAACGTGCTCGGCGGCACCGCCCCGGTCAACCTGCTGCGCCCGCGCGCCCGCAAGCTGCTGCTCGACGCCCTCTACGCGAAGTCCGGCGGCGCCGGCCGGCACAGCGACCCGGAGCTGGCCGCCGAACTGCGCTCCGCCTTCGACGAGGACATCTCCACCGAGGACGCCTTCATCGGCTTCCTGAACGCCTGGTGGCCCGAGCTGACCCCGCGCACGGTGCTCGCCGCGCTCGCCGACGAGCGCCACCTCGGCCGCTGGTCGCGCCGGGACCTCAACCCGCGCGAGAGCCGCCAGCTGGCCCGCTCGCTGCGCCGGGTGGGCCCCGACGGCAAGGGTCCCCTGTCGGTGCACGACGTGGCGCTCCTCGACGAGCTCCAGCAGCTGCTCGGCGCCCCGGCGCGGCCGAAGCGCAGACGGGAGATGGACCCGCTCGACCAGCTCAGCGGGCTGGAGGAGCTGATGCCGACCCGCGAGGAGACCCAGTGGGAGCGGGCCGAGCGGCTCGCGGCGGAGCGCACCGAGTACGCGCACGTCATCGTCGACGAGGCCCAGGACCTGACCCCCATGCAGTGGCGGATGGTGGGCCGCCGGGGCCGGCACGGCACCTGGACGGTGGTCGGCGACCCGGCGCAGTCCTCCTGGACGGACCCGGAGGAGGCGGCCGCGGCCCGGGACGAGGCCCTGGGCTCCCGGCCGCGGCGGCGCTTCACGCTCACGGTGAACTACCGCAACCCGGCCGAGGTCGCCGAGGTGGCCTCCCGCGTGCTGCGTCTGGCGATGCCCGGCATGGAGCCGCCGTCGGCGGTGCGCTCCACGGGCCTGGAGCCCCGTTTCACGGCCGCCGGCGGCGATCTCGCCGCCGCGGTCCGGGAGGAGACCCGGCTGCTGCTGGAGCAGGTGGACGGCACGGTCGGCGTGGTCGTGGCGATGGACCGGCGCGCGGAGGCCGCGGGGTGGCTCGCGGACCTCGGCGAGCGGGCGGTGGCGCTGGGCAGCCTGGAGGCCAAGGGCCTGGAGTACGACGCCACGGTGGTCGTCTCCCCGGCGGAGATCGCGGACGAGTCCCCGGCGGGTCTGCGGGTGCTGTACGTGGCGCTGACGCGTGCGACGCAGCAGCTGACGGTCGTCTCGGCCGAGCGGGACAAGCCGGACGCGGACGGGGTGGCGGAGCTGCTCCTGCCGTAGGGGCTGCCGGTGGACCGGCCGCCCGGGGCCGGGTACGTCCGGATGGGCGGCGGCCGGGAGCGTGGTGCTCCGATACGTACGCGAGCAGGGGGATCACATTCGGCGATCCTTTGTTAGCCTGGGTACGGCACCGACTCGATCCAAGCCCCCGGGCCCAACCTTCGTCGCTCAGAGCGACCACTTGCCGCGAGGCGAGCATGGCGGGTCGGTGTCGTCAGCGTATGAATCACCAGGTCCGCGTCCCCCACCAGTGGGGGGCGCGGACCTGTTTCGTATGACCCCACCATTCCGAACGCTCCTGGTATCTCGTATGGTGGAAGAGTCTTTCCGAATTTTGTAGCTGGTTACCTTGTACTGGCTGGTAGGTGGGACGATCGGACAACAGGTCCTGCCGCACCTGCTGTGCAGCGGGGCTCTGTGTGTTACAGCGAACCAGGGACAGAAGAGGAACACGGCCATGGCAACGGCGCCCAGCGTCTCGTATTCGATGACGGTCCGTCTGGAAGTGCCCGCGAGCGGAACCGCGGTCTCCCAGCTCACCACCGCCGTGGAGTCCTCCGGCGGATCGGTCACCGGCCTCGACGTGACCGCATCCGGCCACGAGAAGCTCCGGATCGACGTGACCATCGCCGCGACCTCCACCGCGCACGCGGACGAGATCGTCGAGAAGCTGCGCGGCATCGAGGGCGTCAGCCTCGGCAAGGTCTCCGACCGCACCTTCCTGATGCACCTCGGCGGCAAGATCGAGATGGCGTCCAAGCACCCCATCCGCAACCGTGACGACCTCTCCATGATCTACACCCCGGGCGTGGCCCGCGTGTGCATGGCGATCGCCGAGAACCCCGAGGACGCGCGCCGCCTCACCATCAAGCGCAACACCGTCGCAGTCGTGACGGACGGCTCCGCCGTGCTGGGCCTGGGCAACATCGGCCCGATGGCCGCCATGCCGGTCATGGAGGGCAAGGCGGCCCTCTTCAAGCGCTTCGCCGACATCGACGCCTGGCCGATCTGCCTGGACACCCAGGACCCCGACGAGATCGTGGCCGCCGTGAAGGCCATCGCCCCCGGCTTCGCGGGCATCAACCTGGAGGACATCTCCGCGCCGCGCTGCTTCGAGATCGAGGCCCGGCTGCGCGAGGCCCTCGACATCCCCGTCTTCCACGACGACCAGCACGGCACCGCGATCGTCGTGCTCGCGGCGCTCACCAACGCACTGCGCGTGGTGGGCAAGGCAGTTGGCGACGTCAAGGTCGTCATGTCGGGTGCCGGCGCGGCCGGTACGGCCATCCTCAAGCTGCTCCTCGCCGCGGGCGTCAAGAACGCGGTGAGCGCCGACATCCACGGCGTCGTGCACGCGGACCGCCCCGACCTGGTCGACGCGGCCGCGGACTCCCCGCTGCGCTGGATCGCCGACAACACCAACCCCGAGGGCTACACGGGCACGCTGAAGGAAGCCGTGGTCGGCGCCGACGTGTTCATCGGCGTCTCGGCCCCGAACGTGCTCTCCGGCGAGGACGTCGCCGCGATGGCGGAAGGCGCGATCGTGTTCGCGCTCGCGAACCCGGACCCGGAGGTCGACCCGGCCGTCGCCCGCCAGACCGCCGCCGTCGTGGCCACCGGGCGCTCCGACTTCCCGAACCAGATCAACAACGTGCTGGTCTTCCCGGGTGTCTTCCGCGGTCTGCTGGACGCTCAGTCCCGCACCGTGAACACGGAGATGATGCTGGCCGCCGCGAGCGCGCTGGCGGACGTCGTGGGCGAGGACGAGCTGAACGCGAACTACATCATCCCGTCGGTGTTCAACGACAAGGTCGCGGGCGCGGTCGCGGGCGCCGTCCGCAAGGCCGCCGCGGGGGCCTGAGCCCCGCTGTGACGGCCCTCACGGCGCTCCGATCCCGGCGCGTCGCGGGATGCGGGCCCGACGGGCCGCCTCTAGGGTTGCGGGGATGCCCGCGAGGTCCGCGGTCCGCAGCGGCGTGTGAGCGACGGCGTGGACGGAGCGTCACCGCGGCGTGACTGTGGCGCTTTTCGTGTGACCCCGACGGGTGCCGGATTGGCTTTCCCGCCGCTGGTGGGGGCAGGATGCGTAACCGGGCGAGAGGGTCTGACGTTCAGACCCGGGTCCGGGGACTGTCCTAGGGCCCTGGCAGCATCGGC is a window encoding:
- a CDS encoding HelD family protein, producing the protein MAAQNAAVDSTADSVRDREIAVEQTHLDQVYRRLEEKIHEAEFLMNDAAKRGQVGTPGALAERDAQVFRAGIHLNRLNNEFEDFLFGRIDLVLGKDGERGADGAYTSVEPADDAIREDLTADIAETLHIGRIGVLDSDYAPLVIDWRAPAAAPFYRSTPKEPGRVVRRRVIRSKGRKVLGVEDDLMRPEVTAFLDGRELPAIGDGALMAALGRARTHSMRDIVSSIQAEQDLVIRAPAASVAEVAGGPGTGKTAVALHRAAYLLYQDRRRYSGGILIVSPTPLLVAYTEGVLPSLGEEGQVAIRALGSLVDGAEATTYDSPAVARIKGSSRMLKVLRKAVRGALELGGAPDRLRVVAFGRRQELEADELNRIRQNVLGGTAPVNLLRPRARKLLLDALYAKSGGAGRHSDPELAAELRSAFDEDISTEDAFIGFLNAWWPELTPRTVLAALADERHLGRWSRRDLNPRESRQLARSLRRVGPDGKGPLSVHDVALLDELQQLLGAPARPKRRREMDPLDQLSGLEELMPTREETQWERAERLAAERTEYAHVIVDEAQDLTPMQWRMVGRRGRHGTWTVVGDPAQSSWTDPEEAAAARDEALGSRPRRRFTLTVNYRNPAEVAEVASRVLRLAMPGMEPPSAVRSTGLEPRFTAAGGDLAAAVREETRLLLEQVDGTVGVVVAMDRRAEAAGWLADLGERAVALGSLEAKGLEYDATVVVSPAEIADESPAGLRVLYVALTRATQQLTVVSAERDKPDADGVAELLLP
- a CDS encoding NAD-dependent malic enzyme, whose product is MATAPSVSYSMTVRLEVPASGTAVSQLTTAVESSGGSVTGLDVTASGHEKLRIDVTIAATSTAHADEIVEKLRGIEGVSLGKVSDRTFLMHLGGKIEMASKHPIRNRDDLSMIYTPGVARVCMAIAENPEDARRLTIKRNTVAVVTDGSAVLGLGNIGPMAAMPVMEGKAALFKRFADIDAWPICLDTQDPDEIVAAVKAIAPGFAGINLEDISAPRCFEIEARLREALDIPVFHDDQHGTAIVVLAALTNALRVVGKAVGDVKVVMSGAGAAGTAILKLLLAAGVKNAVSADIHGVVHADRPDLVDAAADSPLRWIADNTNPEGYTGTLKEAVVGADVFIGVSAPNVLSGEDVAAMAEGAIVFALANPDPEVDPAVARQTAAVVATGRSDFPNQINNVLVFPGVFRGLLDAQSRTVNTEMMLAAASALADVVGEDELNANYIIPSVFNDKVAGAVAGAVRKAAAGA